In Geoalkalibacter ferrihydriticus DSM 17813, the sequence GGTGCCTTGGGCGAGGCTGGTCAGGGGCGCGGTAATTTCTATAGAGCTGAGGGGCGTGAAAGTGTTGGGTCGGCTCGGATCCTCGCTCTCGCCACAACCCCAGAAAATGAACAGGGTCACAGAAATAATCAGAATCCGTCCCAGGTGCATGCTTTCCTCCGGATTTTTCAGGAATTTCAGGTTGATTTCGTGCGATAAAAAAAATAGCATGAACATTCTCCCTATGTCGCCCGGTTTAATTGTTTAATTGAGACGACAGTTTTTTTTATCCTTTCTTCGGCCTTTTGCAACTGGCCCCCGCGAGCCCGTGAAATTTTTTCTGTCTTTCCCTCATCGAATTTTTGGTAGCTGGCTGCGTCGTGCCAGCAACGCCTGGCAGAGCCGCTTCCGCATCAGCGAAAATACTTTCATGCTGGTCATGGCGGTCGTTATCGGGCTGCTCTCGGGGCTGTGCAACTACGCCTTTCGCATGACCATCGAATTTTTCGAATGGGCGGTCCTGGAGCGGGGCTTTGTTCTGCTCGGCGCCAGTCCTGATTATTGGACCTGGGGGCGGCTGCTGGTGTTCGTCTTTCCGGTGATCGGCGGAATCTTATTGATTCCTTTCGGTATCTTCTTCGCCAAGGATATGCGTTACGGCTTTGCGCGTTTTCTCGAGCACGTCAACTTGCGCGGCGCGAAAATCCCCCTGCGCACAATCTTCACCCGCGGCGCGGCTTCGGCCATCACTATCGGCACCGGCGGCTCGGCCGGACAGGAAGGACCCATCGCGCAGATCGGCGGCGCCGTCGGCAGCCAATTCGGACAGGCGTTTCGCGTCAGCGGCGATCACCTCAAGGTGCTGGTGGCTTGCGGCGTCTCGGGCGGGGTGGCGGCGACCTTCAACGCACCCATCGCCGGAGTCTTTTTCGCCGCGGAAATCGTGCTGCTGTCCTCTTTTCAACTCTCCAGTTTCACCTATATCGTCGTCGCCAGCGGCATGAGTACCGTGGTGTCGCGGGCGCTGCTCGGCAACATCCCGGCCTTCGCCGTGCCCCTTTATTCCCTGGGTAGTCACTGGGAACTGCTTTTTTATGTCGCCCTGGGCATGATCGTCGGTGTGTTGGCCGCCGGCTTCATTGAAATTCACGGTCGCATCAAGGATGCTTTCGATCGCCTGCGCATGCACCGGCTGGCCAAACCGGTTTTCGGGGGGCTGCTGGTGGGGCTGCTCGGCATCGGTTTTCCCCAGGTGTTCGGCAACGGCTACCATTTCATGGAGCGGGTGCTGCACGGCGACGGTGTCTGGTATCTGCTCGCCGCGCTGGTGCTGATGAAGGCCCTGGCGACCTCCATCACCCTGGGCTCGGGTTTGCCCGGCGGCCTTTTTGCCCCGGCTCTCTACATCGGTGCGGTGACCGGCGGCGCTTTCGGCAAACTGGTACAGATGCTGTTTCCGGCGTTGAACATTTCGCCTGGCGCCTTTGCCCTGGTGGGCATGGGGGCTTTTCTCTCGGCGGCGACCCATGCGCCCATGACCGCCATCTTTCTCCTGTTCGAGATGACCGCCTCTTACGAGGTCATCATCCCCATCATGCTCTCCTGCGTCATCGGCACCAGCATTGCCCGCCATTTGAAGAAAGACAGCCTCGATACCCTTGAACTTTCCCGTGCGGGCATCGACCTGGAGGCGGGCAAAGAGCGCAACATCATGAAATCCATCAAGGTGGGCGAGGTGATGGTGCGCAAACCTGAGGTTTTGCCGGAAAACATGACCTTGGGTCAGTTCGCCGAGTTTATCGCCGGCACCCGCCACACCAACTTCCCCCTGGTCGACGATGCCGGGCGGCTGACCGGCATCATCTCGGTTCAGGATTTTCTCGGTGTGGTGTTCGAAAAAGATCTCATGGACCTGGTGGTGATCAAGGAGCTGGCGACCCTTGATGT encodes:
- a CDS encoding chloride channel protein, whose protein sequence is MKFFLSFPHRIFGSWLRRASNAWQSRFRISENTFMLVMAVVIGLLSGLCNYAFRMTIEFFEWAVLERGFVLLGASPDYWTWGRLLVFVFPVIGGILLIPFGIFFAKDMRYGFARFLEHVNLRGAKIPLRTIFTRGAASAITIGTGGSAGQEGPIAQIGGAVGSQFGQAFRVSGDHLKVLVACGVSGGVAATFNAPIAGVFFAAEIVLLSSFQLSSFTYIVVASGMSTVVSRALLGNIPAFAVPLYSLGSHWELLFYVALGMIVGVLAAGFIEIHGRIKDAFDRLRMHRLAKPVFGGLLVGLLGIGFPQVFGNGYHFMERVLHGDGVWYLLAALVLMKALATSITLGSGLPGGLFAPALYIGAVTGGAFGKLVQMLFPALNISPGAFALVGMGAFLSAATHAPMTAIFLLFEMTASYEVIIPIMLSCVIGTSIARHLKKDSLDTLELSRAGIDLEAGKERNIMKSIKVGEVMVRKPEVLPENMTLGQFAEFIAGTRHTNFPLVDDAGRLTGIISVQDFLGVVFEKDLMDLVVIKELATLDVITVTADANLDEAMRRIGHRNIEQLPVVDGADSRRLVGIISRRDMVSAYNRALMTRSLEEKSEV